One Streptomyces sp. ML-6 genomic region harbors:
- a CDS encoding transposase: MSKKSNTSKRYTAEFKPDAVASALSSEKTVTEVARDLGVSPEGLRGWVKQAKIDRGEGSAGALTTAEREELVRLRRKVREQEATIEVLGKATAFFTQDKMR, translated from the coding sequence GTGAGCAAGAAGAGCAATACGAGTAAGAGGTACACGGCCGAGTTCAAGCCGGACGCGGTCGCCTCGGCGTTGTCCTCGGAGAAGACGGTCACCGAGGTCGCGAGGGATCTGGGCGTGAGTCCGGAAGGGCTGCGCGGGTGGGTGAAGCAGGCGAAGATCGACCGCGGTGAGGGGTCCGCCGGGGCTTTGACCACTGCGGAGCGCGAGGAGCTGGTCCGGCTGCGGCGGAAGGTCCGCGAGCAGGAGGCCACGATTGAGGTTCTGGGAAAAGCGACCGCCTTCTTCACTCAGGACAAGATGAGGTAG